A window of Jaculus jaculus isolate mJacJac1 unplaced genomic scaffold, mJacJac1.mat.Y.cur mat_scaffold_36_1_2353498_arrow_ctg1, whole genome shotgun sequence contains these coding sequences:
- the LOC101600920 gene encoding zinc finger protein 345-like, translating to MLENYSSLMFLGNCMTKPYLIFKLEHGFAPWSVLEGSIQGLPELKTQQKMHWIETDDFKQCQNTVYQKLHQTCYQGTNTGDRLYECRTTFISKSHVTNHQGTQAGYKPYECSKRGKAFLSKSHLNKPYECPACGKACITNSDPNKHQRNQTYEIPYECIECGKTFISMSQLTNHQITHTEEKSYECTEFRKGFIHKSQLTNHHRTHSGEKPYKCTECGKGFIYKSVLTMHQRTHTGEKPYECIECGKAFISKSNLMSHQRTHTGEKPYECIECGKEFISKSRLMSHQRIHTGEKPYECTECQKAYSCKSYLTIHWRIHTGEKPYECPECGKAFISSSQFINHQRTHKGERPYKCIPCGKSFIHKTDLTNHQRIHTGERPYKCTECGKAFICKSHLNVHQRTHTGEKPYECTDCEKAFISKSYLKRHQRMNTGEKPFECPECGKAFISNSYLTNYHRTPKGERPYECIQCLNSFINKADLTNHQRSHTGEKPYVCTECGKAFIYKSHLNRHQKIHTGEKPYECTDCGKAFISTSELITHQRTHTGEKPYECTDCGKAFIRKSHLITHQRTHTGEKPYECPECGRAFITKSQLTNHQRTHKGERPYKCIQCEKSFIHKADLTNHQRIHTGEKPYKCTECGKAFICKSRLNGHQRTHTGEKPYECTDCGKAFIRKSHLITHQRTHTGEKPYECPECGKAFISKSQLTNHQRTHKGERRYKCIQCEKSFIHKTDLTNHQRIHTGERPYKCTECGKAFICKSHLNVHQRTHTGEKPYECTDCGKAFISKSRLNGHQRTHTGEKPYECTDCGKAFIRKSHLIGHQRTHR from the exons aatTAAAAACTCAACAGAAAATGCACTGGATAGAGACTGATGATTTTAAACAATGCCAGAATACTGTTTACCAGAAGTTACATCAGACTTGTTATCAAGGAACAAACACAGGTGACAGGCTGTATGAATGTAGGACAACCTTTATCTCTAAGTCACacgtcactaatcatcagggaactCAAGCAG GTtataagccatatgaatgtagcAAACGTGGGAAAGCTTTCCTGTCCAAGTCACATCTtaataagccatatgaatgtcCTGCATGTGGAAAAGCCTGCATTACAAACTCAGATCCTAATAAGCATCAGAGAAATCAGACATATGAGATCCCTTATGAATGCATTGAATGTGGGAAAACTTTCATCTCCATGTCACAACTTACTAATCATCAGATAACTCACACAGAAGAGAAatcatatgaatgtactgaattcAGAAAAGGCTTCATCCACAAGTCACAGTTAACTAATCATCATAGAACTCActcaggtgagaaaccatataaATGCACTGAATGCGGAAAAGGCTTCATCTATAAGTCAGTTCTTActatgcatcagagaactcacacaggtgagaagccatatgaatgtattgaatgtgggaaagctttcatctccaagtcaAATCTCATGagtcatcagagaactcacacaggggagaagccatatgaatgtattgAATGTGGGAAAGAGTTCATCTCCAAGTCACGTCTCATGAgtcatcagagaattcacacaggtgaaaagccctATGAGTGTACTGAGTGTCAGAAAGCTTACAGCTGCAAATCATACCTAACGATTCATTGGAGAATTCATACAGGTGAAAAGCCCTATGAATgtcctgaatgtgggaaagccttcatctcCAGTTCACAGTTCATTAATCATCAGaggactcacaaaggtgagagaCCATATAAATGTATTCCATGTGGAAAAAGCTTCATCCACAAGACAGATCTTACAAatcatcagagaattcacacaggtgagaggccatataaatgtactgaatgtgggaaagctttcatctgcAAGTCACATCTTAatgtgcatcagagaactcacacaggtgagaagccatatgaatgtactgactgTGAGAAAGCCTTCATTTCCAAGTCATATCTTAAAAGGCATCAGAGGATGaacacaggtgagaaaccatttGAATgtcctgaatgtgggaaagccttcatctcCAATTCATACCTCACTAATTATCACAGGACTCCCAAAGGTGAGAGACCATATGAATGTATTCAATGTTTAAACAGCTTCATCAACAAAGCAGATCTCACAAATcatcagagaagtcacacaggtgagaagccatatgtatgtactgaatgtgggaaagctttcatctacAAGTCACATCTTAATAGGCATCAGAaaattcacacaggtgagaagccatatgaatgtactgactgtgggaaagctttcatcagCACATCAGAGCTTATCACGCATCAGAGAacgcacacaggtgagaagccatatgaatgtactgactgtgggaaagctttcatcagGAAGTCACATCTTATTACGCATCAGAGAACgcacacaggtgagaaaccatatgaatgtcCTGAATGTGGGAGAGCCTTCATCACCAAGTCACAGCTCACTAATCATCAGaggactcacaaaggtgagagaCCATATAAATGTATTCAATGTGAAAAAAGCTTCATCCACAAGGCAGATCTTACAAatcatcagagaattcacacaggtgagaagccatataaatgtactgaatgtgggaaagctttcatctgcAAGTCACGTCTAAAtgggcatcagagaactcacacaggtgagaagccatatgaatgtactgactgtgggaaagctttcatcagGAAGTCACATCTTATTACGCATCAGAGAACGCACACAGGTGAGAAACCTTATGAATgtcctgaatgtgggaaagccttcatctccaagtcacagctcactaatcatcagaggactcacaaaggtgagagaCGATATAAATGTATTCAATGTGAAAAAAGCTTCATCCACAAGACAGATCTTACAAatcatcagagaattcacacaggtgagaggccatataaatgtactgaatgtgggaaagctttcatctgcAAGTCACATCTTAatgtgcatcagagaactcacacaggtgagaagccatatgaatgtactgactgtgggaaagctttcatcagCAAGTCACGTCTTAAtgggcatcagagaactcacacaggtgagaagccatatgaatgtactgactgtgggaaagctttcatcagGAAGTCACATCTTATtgggcatcagagaactcacaggtga